Sequence from the Eleginops maclovinus isolate JMC-PN-2008 ecotype Puerto Natales chromosome 14, JC_Emac_rtc_rv5, whole genome shotgun sequence genome:
aaaaataaaagatcagCCAATATTTCCAATTGTCTTAACTGGCACCTGAATGCAGCATCcattaattaatcatttcagAGACTATCCATCTATTTCCATTTCCGTTTAAAGCATAAACTGATGTATTTCAGGGTGTTTTgacccggggggggggggggggggggggactgctGCAGGTATTTGATCCTTTGAGTGTGCTTCAATCaaatgcagagtgtgtgtgtgtgtgtggtgtgtgtgtgagtgtgtgtgtgtgtgcgcacgcgaTCATTTCACATCATGCCTCATTTTAAAGAGAACTGATTTTTCAATGAATTGCAGTAGACAAGTTAGGATTTCAAACCTAAACGGGGCTGGTTTTCCTAAAGGGATACTCCAAATGAGGACAAATGTGAAGTTGTAATAACTAACGTGTTATTTCTTTTTGGTGTGTGAGAAGACTTTAGGAAAAGTAGTCCCGTGTTGCAGTGGAAGGAGATGTTTAAACGGTGATGTGTAACGTGTGTTGATATGAAACGTGTGTTTGTGGGATCAGGGTGAGGGCATTCACGGAAAATAGAAACCCAGATTGTGGAGAAACGATGAATTcaactgtgaaaataaaaactggtGCCGAGGCATCATGTTAAacctcaagtgtgtgtgtgtcttgctgTCCTGATATGTGGaaaacttaaagaggacatttagGGTCTCTACTGGGACGTGTCTCCATACTTTtatgtccaaaaagctctttgttaaAGCTCTTtgaaccagagcccagtctgctctgattggtttgctgtgattggtcaaccgcttaagatgtcccgccccttagcctatcacctacaatgaGTTGGAGCTCCAGCCAATAGGAGCAGGAGTTTCCCACAGTGAgtaaaaagcaaagaaagaatCAAAACAAACGTAAATGTGACTGAAATGTCCGacagttttatttgtaataaaaagaTGGAATGTTTGGTTAAACAAAGTTCTTCTTACAAAGTGATTCCTAAAtatttcagagtgtgtgtgtgtctcgtttaaacacacacattagtgtTACACATTTTCTAATTACCTATAAGGCCAAATATAATGTGATTATTCAAAATATGAGTGATAATTATTATCAAACccctacaaaaacacacaaaaccccATTAACCATTAATAACAGCACCCAATGACCAATGCACTTAACAATCTCATCATTATGcattaaaacagcttttaagGCAATGTACAAAGATTAAAATGCATTGAAACTATGAAACTTGCAGTGAAATGTCAGTGACTGAGCAGTGATTATTACGTGTTATGATAATTAGCCTTATAGTTAATTAAAGAGTGCTTATAACTGTTATTATACAGTGAGGAAAGCAGGTTATAGCACATTATAGGTGTTTTTATAATGCGTTTAAGGCATGTGATAGTGTTACCAGGCGTGTTTCTCTTCAAGACTCTACCAGtggaaacatttataaataactaaaaatgtGCCTAAAGTTATAAAATAACGGTTAATTTCCTCACTGAAGTGGCAACGAGCGCTACAACTTAATGACCTTTATGAGAAAAAACATCTTCCTGTCTACAATTCCACGGTCCTCTTCTGAAGGCTCCACATTATTACATTCTTACTCCGTTTTTACTCCATTTTGTAGGACTTTTAATGCAGTTATGATCCAGTTTTCTCATCTCCTCCGCTATGATGAGTATATTAAAACACCAGTTTAAACTAACCCTCCCAATAAGCCTGCCAGATATGGAATACAATAACTTAGTTGTGAAGATTCTGAGTGTTATTGCAACTAGGATTTGATTcatgattttaatttaaatcatcatctgaaaaatacattaaaaggataaaagtgtgatttattttttggagGATCAGAAACAAACAAGGGTTTTAATTGAGTCtgtaaaatactgtttatatctgcagctccacaatacttcattcagCTCATTTAGATATGACAGAAGTCTCTATAGTATTCTGATTAATTTAGCAGCCCTCCTTTCCAGTCTAAATACTGCAGGTTGCTCTTGATGCAGATATAAAGGAAGTTCATATTCCCGTTATGCAGATCGATTTGAAGCTTTGAGAGGGATGCAGGGTGACGCATTTGAAGCCGTAGGAGCTTTAAAAGTTTGGGTATAGCAGGAATATTGGACAAAAGTCAGTGAGAGAAATAAGAACTCAAATCCAGTCCAGGTGGGAACTAGTCCACGGAGTCAGTAAGAAAGAAAAATCTGATTTACTCCGACGTTAAGGCAGCGTAGGTCCGTCCTGTTAACGTGAGGGTATCCACTTTCCAAAATCCCCCCCGAAACACACTGCACAGGtggttttttaaaatcaaaaaccACCTGAAAAGTTTTGGGACAAATGTTGAAACGACGGATAAAATCTCCAAAagttttccaaaagaaaaatattcctagtttttccttctcctcctcagagAAGTGAAACGTAGTTCTTAGGAACAATCCCACGCTTCCCGCCCACATCTCCCAGAATCCACTGCTCACCCACAAACTCCACCTGCGTTACAACGTCACCGACCTGCAGGGGGGGGAGAGACAGCATTGtttagcaaacaaaacaaaagattttgttttaattttggtGAGAAATGAAGTTTTTGTGAAGGCAACAAACTTGTTTATCCCAAatattatttactatttattttagatCCTTTTATCCCAATTAAAAaccaaagaaacacaaatgtattgatTTCTTTTAGCTGATTAATTTGTCAAAATGAATAGACAAAGGAATAAGAAATACCatcactttaacacacacacacacacacacacacacaccttcaacGTGAGCTCCTCCTCGCCCTCTGCTGTGAAGTCGAATTTGGCCACGCCTCTAACCGTTGGCTGCtgggctgtgattggctgagctggaaacaggaagaggaagttgTGGTTacagagctcacacacacacacacacacacacacacacacacacacacacacacacacacacacacacacacacacacacacacacacacacacacacacacacacacaccaaaaatgggtcaaaaaggtgtttttcttaATACAAAATCCAAATTACATGTCACAAAGTTTCATTTCTTcaaaataagaatataaataatacatgttatatgcgaaacaataaaataaatgacattatgtGCTCAATATTTAGAAATCAGATTTGATaggaacgtgtgtgtgtgttaccattGCAGGGCTGTGTAAAGGCAGCAGGGTAGACCCCCTCCTTGCCCCCCAGCCTCCCCCTTCTCCACTCAGCATCGATGTGCTCCGTCACCAGGATGAGCGCCCCCCGCTGGAAGGACAGATCCTCTGCAGTCTGACCGGGGAAATCAAACACAGCCTCCACCCACTCCTCCACCTCAACACACCCACAGAAAAAGTGGACTTAATAGTGAAAAACTGACATAAATAACATGTGTGTTATCATAATACATCattgtgtgatggtgtgtgtgcagaattTAAAACGTAAATGATCGCTTGTTCCTTGTTAATCTGAAATAAGGGAACTTTCTTACTGCAGTCGGGGCGTCTGGGTCCAGGGAGGTCTTTGGTGCTGCTGAGGAcacagtaaataataaataaaactactaTTTACAGAGTATTTTAACCATGAAATATAAATGGTGGagcagggatgacgtatttctCTGcgggaccctgaaggcagcatctccctggttccctccacaaaTAGCCAACAGGATTTTAGGAGCAAAATAAAGCTCCATTCAAACGtttgtcacatgacttcacgtccccaccgctaagctaaaggcggctaacatTCGGTGTGATGACTCACCggtacttcctgtctctgttgtCGTTGGTTTCTCCGCCGGAGGCTCCACCACCTCGGCGAAGTTCAGCGGGAAGATTCCGATTCGTCCGTGGATCTGACCCCGCCCCCACTCCTGACCAATCAGCTCCAACAGGGCGATGACGTCACCCTGAGAGAAGGTGagctcgtcctcctcctctccctcgtAGTCGAACAGGGCCACGCACCGAGGACCGCTGCACGGAGAGAGAAATCAACACAAAATAAGAGATGATAAGCACAGTCGATCTTACAATGGTTGATATTtagtgtgtattttattgtgttgcCTTACCTGACAGGTGGAGGGTCGGCTTGTTCCTTCTGCTCTGAAGACTCCAAGGGCAGAATAGACTATCAgatgaaaggaaacaaaaaggaaaccccgttaaataaagctgtttacTGGTGGAACAGACGTTCAGTTACTCTACATTAGTGCCTTTTAGTGGTAGAAAAGGGAATTTACTCGAGTACCGTATTAACTCCACATGTCTGGTACCTGTGAGTCTGATAGGCTGAGGCCCTCCAGGTCGGATTTTGATTGGCTCTCCTGAACTGGCACAGGCTCTGGTTGGCTGTCCAGGTCCAGGAGACTCTGTGATTGGTCGATGACCACAGTTTGAGTTTTTCCCCCATCCTCTGATTGGTGCTCTGAGGGGCTCGGGTCATCCAGGATGATCaggacttcctgtttctgaAAAATAAGAAGAATAGCACATTagttgtgtaagtgtgtgtgtaagtgtgtgtgtgtgtgtgtgtgtgtgtgttcataccaCGTTGCTGTTGTATAGAGGGTGTCCAGGTTTAGGGCGGGGGGGCAGAGGCGGTCCTCTCTTTGTTGCACGTTGAGGCTTTACCTCATTGGTTGACTGGTTGGCGGGGGAAACAGAAGGGGTGGGACTAGTTTTGGACAGAGGGGGAGTCTGATTGGCCGAGGAGCTGACCGCTGGAGGAGGCGGACGCCCGGGGGTGGATTTGATCGGTGGAGGACGAAGGGGGAGGAGCTTCACTCCTGAAGGCctggagggagagatggagagttAGCttcaacagaataaaataaatgaaatagagCAACgtctttatgttttcatttcctaccgtggaggaagaggagggtcaGAGGAGCTTGTGTTTGCAGTCACGCTGGTGTCTGGTTTGTTCTGGATCACGGGACCTTTCCTCAGGGCCGGAGCTGGGGTCGGAGGTTTCATACCGGGAATGGGAACGGGAGAAGGTCCTACTGCGGCCAGAGAAGCAGCTGTGGGTCTGGGGGCCAGATTtggagctggaggtggagagCAGGTCCCAGGATATAttgttatttctttcaaaaaagtcgtctttctttttctttcttggtGCAAAGTCAACATGTATGCTTTCCCACATGGAACTATAGCTATCATAGCGTATAGAAACCTAATAAATAAACGTTATTTGGCTGGTTTTTGCAAAGTCTTGAGCACCCCAGGGCGGTGacgtacatactgtacatctcaGGAAAAACCACTTAACAAGCTCCCTGGATCACACATGTTCGTGGAGCGGCCAAAATAACCCTGGATCGTTGCATATTTGAATTCTTTCTAAagaagttgaccaatcacatggctcagctacacacacacacacacacacacacagagtcataGCTGAGAGCGCTCAACAACACTGGAGCCTTTTTTCTTCTGGCACAATCACTGCATTTTTCTTTCACATGGTCCGGATTGACTaatataacccccccccctcctttctttttgtacacacacacacacacacacacacacacacacacacacacacacacacacacacacacacacacacacacacacacacacacacacacacacacacacacacacacacacacacacacacacacacacacacacacacacacacacacaccatatgtTTGCATATTTCTGCAACAACACGAGTGTGATGTGTGTCACTGAGCTCTCAAACACTTCATTGTACTGAAGCTACATGGAGCtagtgttctctctctctctcacacacacacacatacatacacacacacacacacacaaacaaacacaccagacacagagagacaaacacacacttaccgCTGGCTCTGCGTGGTGCAGTCAGAGCTGCTGGTTTGATCGGGACGCCTGGACGGAGACTTCCTACTTtcactaaaaaacaaaaatgaaggtttttttttatcagatttaataaattaagattattattacttttaactaTTATTTCCTTAGTttgtagtatttgtacttttattatatttatgtattaattaTTACACTTACATTTTTGATCAGTTTTTTCTGTAATCTTTACCTACAGGTTGTTTTTACTTGTTGTCTTACAGCCTATTAAACCTGAGTCAGAGTGATATCAGAAGCTGGTAATTAACCAAAGCCTCCCATCGAGAAATCCATCAAAGTCATCCGGCTTATCGGCTGCAAATAAGTCTGAAGTTCAGTCAATGACTCTAAACTAAACAGAAAGCTTATCGTTATTATCTGGGAGATAAGCAGCACGCTTCCCCCTGCCTGCATCAATATTTGTACATGACGcgcacacaaacagagacagaggagcaggtgaattaaataaagatgaaggTTTAAAAAAGGGCCGGATAACTGGaacttaaataaagtaaagtacagCTTCTGATAATGCACCTGGAGAACTaaatatataatgtgtttttgtagttcCTCCTTGTCGCCTGCAGAGGTATATACAGATAAAAGTGAACTAATTTTGCCTTTAAAGAAACACTTCAACaccaaaatgatcattatttacatgttttggGGAATGAGTGAACATACGACTGAATAAATGAGAATGTAATCAGATGTTTTTGACACAATTGTAAgtgtataaatatatctatGACTGGATAGTAAAGTTATAAGAAGAAACCAAATTAGATTCTCCTTCCTTGATAAATTTGTTGCAAACAGAATTGAGCTTTTCTCTTCTATAATTCAGATCTCTAGTCTCATTTCACATCGATCAAACATCAATATGTTCCCCGGCTTTACATGAATTAATCCTCTAaagaaaataagataaaatTCCTCACCAGTTTGTTTTGCAGCGTCCTGCgtcccctcacttcctgcctCTGTGGCAGCTCCACTGCTGAGCTCCACAGACGGCCTGGGGGGCAGAGTCGGGGTTCTTTGCCCTGCCGAGGTGCTCTTCTCCTGGGGAGGAGCTCCCACGCTGGCCCTGGGGGCGACTGGAGGTCTGGGAGGAGGTTTGGCTGCAGTCTCACTGACAGAGGGGGTGAGTTTGGGGGGAAGGGGTCTGGGGGCCGGGACGGGGGCCGCAGAAGATGGAGGGGGGTCCGTTGTAGTCTGTGGTTTTGGTGATATTGAAGGTTTCTCCGTGGTTTTGACGGGAACCAAAGCAGGTTCAGGTTTCAGGGAACAGGAATCAGTGGCATCTGTCTCACTGCCGTCCTCCCAGAATCCCTTGCAGGACGGTTTGGGTGCTTGTGCAAAGTTTTTGGGTTTGGGGGCGACAGTAGGGGGGGCTGATTTGGTTTGTTGCAGACGAGGGCGCGGTCGGGGTTCAGGTTTCTTTGTGGTGGTGAAGTCTCCACAGCTCCCATCAgccacctgctgctgctgctcgaaGGCTTGAATCCTCGCTTTAAGCGCCGCCATGTCTTCTTCTGCCTCCTCCtcgctctctgattggctgctgctgTCGCTACGGCGATCCGGGAAGCCCCAGTCGTCGGTGCTGAAGGCCTCGAGCAGCTCCTGCAGGTACTTCCCctgactcacttcctgtttgacgGGATCACTTCCTGTGCGGGCGGCTAGCGTAGCGGCACCGTCGTCTCGCAGCTTCACCAGAGTCTGAACTCTGACCTCGCTGCTGATTGGAGGAGCACTGAGTCGGGagcgggggcggggcttaggaCGCTGCAATGGGACACGAGAGGAAGTTGTGGGAGGAGCTTCTGGGTCAACACGCTGATCCCATTGGTTCGTTTGAGTGTCAGAGTTGGAGGTCAAAGGTGAGACAAGGTGTATGTTTGGTGCTGATTGGCTGGCTGAGATGGTGATGTCATCAGCGTGAGTGGGTTTGGGAGGGGTG
This genomic interval carries:
- the LOC134876153 gene encoding SH3 domain-containing protein 19-like isoform X2; the encoded protein is MAEARSEEEEENMMRENREQVVRRQPNSSGGRPDRRKPEHRLSQGPLSSIRAAIKRTSTRTTSLSESPRDRERERERDRERDRRRPEITILSAEPLASTSWFPGAAAGFPPPPPPAAQIWGPTIPPSIQPPPSYEEVIREKTQEQTLPPPPPLLSSSSSSSSLSSSSRPAPTITIATQTDPGSAPEPPEPQGRRPVRPQRPPHPTPPKPTHADDITISASQSAPNIHLVSPLTSNSDTQTNQWDQRVDPEAPPTTSSRVPLQRPKPRPRSRLSAPPISSEVRVQTLVKLRDDGAATLAARTGSDPVKQEVSQGKYLQELLEAFSTDDWGFPDRRSDSSSQSESEEEAEEDMAALKARIQAFEQQQQVADGSCGDFTTTKKPEPRPRPRLQQTKSAPPTVAPKPKNFAQAPKPSCKGFWEDGSETDATDSCSLKPEPALVPVKTTEKPSISPKPQTTTDPPPSSAAPVPAPRPLPPKLTPSVSETAAKPPPRPPVAPRASVGAPPQEKSTSAGQRTPTLPPRPSVELSSGAATEAGSEGTQDAAKQTVKVGSLRPGVPIKPAALTAPRRASAPNLAPRPTAASLAAVGPSPVPIPGMKPPTPAPALRKGPVIQNKPDTSVTANTSSSDPPLPPRPSGVKLLPLRPPPIKSTPGRPPPPAVSSSANQTPPLSKTSPTPSVSPANQSTNEVKPQRATKRGPPLPPRPKPGHPLYNSNVKQEVLIILDDPSPSEHQSEDGGKTQTVVIDQSQSLLDLDSQPEPVPVQESQSKSDLEGLSLSDSQSILPLESSEQKEQADPPPVSGPRCVALFDYEGEEEDELTFSQGDVIALLELIGQEWGRGQIHGRIGIFPLNFAEVVEPPAEKPTTTETGSTAPKTSLDPDAPTAVEEWVEAVFDFPGQTAEDLSFQRGALILVTEHIDAEWRRGRLGGKEGVYPAAFTQPCNAQPITAQQPTVRGVAKFDFTAEGEEELTLKVGDVVTQVEFVGEQWILGDVGGKRGIVPKNYVSLL
- the LOC134876153 gene encoding SH3 domain-containing protein 19-like isoform X1, whose protein sequence is MAEARSEEEEENMMRENREQVVRRQPNSSGGRPDRRKPEHRLSQGPLSSIRAAIKRTSTRTTSLSESPRDRERERERDRERDRRRPEITILSAEPLASTSWFPGAAAGFPPPPPPAAQIWGPTIPPSIQPPPSYEEVIREKTQEQTLPPPPPLLSSSSSSSSLSSSSRPAPTITIATQTDPGSAPEPPEPQGRRPVRPQRPPHPTPPKPTHADDITISASQSAPNIHLVSPLTSNSDTQTNQWDQRVDPEAPPTTSSRVPLQRPKPRPRSRLSAPPISSEVRVQTLVKLRDDGAATLAARTGSDPVKQEVSQGKYLQELLEAFSTDDWGFPDRRSDSSSQSESEEEAEEDMAALKARIQAFEQQQQVADGSCGDFTTTKKPEPRPRPRLQQTKSAPPTVAPKPKNFAQAPKPSCKGFWEDGSETDATDSCSLKPEPALVPVKTTEKPSISPKPQTTTDPPPSSAAPVPAPRPLPPKLTPSVSETAAKPPPRPPVAPRASVGAPPQEKSTSAGQRTPTLPPRPSVELSSGAATEAGSEGTQDAAKQTVKVGSLRPGVPIKPAALTAPRRASAPNLAPRPTAASLAAVGPSPVPIPGMKPPTPAPALRKGPVIQNKPDTSVTANTSSSDPPLPPRPSGVKLLPLRPPPIKSTPGRPPPPAVSSSANQTPPLSKTSPTPSVSPANQSTNEVKPQRATKRGPPLPPRPKPGHPLYNSNVKQEVLIILDDPSPSEHQSEDGGKTQTVVIDQSQSLLDLDSQPEPVPVQESQSKSDLEGLSLSDSQSILPLESSEQKEQADPPPVSGPRCVALFDYEGEEEDELTFSQGDVIALLELIGQEWGRGQIHGRIGIFPLNFAEVVEPPAEKPTTTETGSTAAPKTSLDPDAPTAVEEWVEAVFDFPGQTAEDLSFQRGALILVTEHIDAEWRRGRLGGKEGVYPAAFTQPCNAQPITAQQPTVRGVAKFDFTAEGEEELTLKVGDVVTQVEFVGEQWILGDVGGKRGIVPKNYVSLL